DNA from Rhodobacteraceae bacterium M382:
ATTTACCTTTGATCAGAGACAATTTTTGACCGTTGTCGCCATAAGCACCCGCCATGTGATCCGCTTCATCTTCGGGCATGAAATTCACATAAGCACTGCCGGTAGAGTAAGGTTTCATCCGATCATAAAGGGTACGCGCCCATGCGATACACTCATCGTCCTTTGTGGGATCCTCCCAGCGGGTGTGCACATTCATGATGAAATGCGATGATCGTTCTGGGTATGCAGTCTCATCTGTTCCAACCCGTTCCATTTCACCGCCCACATGAGCGATGAACACTTCACAAGCCGGATCCGGCAAAGTGGAGATCCCTTCCAGAAGTGTTGTAATCGCATCTGAAGAAAGAGCGGCGAAATCGTGACTCTTCCAATAATTGCGTACTCCGGGTGACAGGAGCGGATCAAAGGCGGCCTGCCAACCTACAAATGGATGCGGAGAAATGACATCTACTATCGGGCTTCCGAGGCCACGCAAATCCGCCATTGCCGTCTCGCCTTCATCCATGGGCCCGGCATAACAAGCAGCGAGAATGAGGACCTCACGTCCGTGCCATTCTTCGGGAAGAAATGGCAAAGGCGGGGCTTTGCGCATCACGCTCCAGACTGTCAATTCATCCGGTGCGCTGTCGGCAATTTTTGTGACTTCTGCCAGCAGATCGGGTGCCTCTGCGATCGGATGAACGATCAATCCGGACAGGACTTCTGGCCCCAGAGGATGCAGTTGGAACTCAAAGGAGGTAATCACGCCAAAATTGCCACCGCCGCCCCGTATGGCCCAGAAAAGATCTGGGTGGCTGGTCGCTGATGCCGTGACGATAGATCCATCCGCTGTTACCACTTCGGCTGACAAAAGATTGTCGATTGTCATTCCAAACTTCCGGGTGGTCCACCCAAAGCCGCCACCCAACGTGAGACCTGCAATGCCGGTGGTCGAGTTTATACCTGTCGGGACTATCAGCGCGTGCGCTTGGGTCTCGCGGTCCACGTCGGCCAGAACGGCTCCGGGTTCCACCCGGGCGGTTTGGTTCGCTGGATCAACATACACCGAACGCATCTGCGACAGATCAAGCATTACTGTTCCATCGGAAACCGCATGACCCGCAATCTGGTGGCCGCCGGATTTCACCGACATTATAAGTCCGTTGTTGCGAACGAAATTTACTGCTTGTTGTACATCGCTGGCCCCCAAGGCCCGGATCACAAAGCCTGGGTGGCGGTCAACCATTCCATTCCAGATCGTCCGGGCGTCGTCGTATTCTGCACTGCCCTTAAGATGCACCGCCCCTCTGAGTGACATATCAAGTCCGTTCAGAGTCTCTTGATCTATAACAGAAGTATCGCCGTCGAGAGTAAATAGTTCGAACATAAGAATTGGCCTTCCTTTTTAAGGTAAGGCTTCTTGCAAGACTGCCTCGACTGAAGAAAAAATGCCTCTATTCACCTGTTCTCGGTGACGGGGCAGAATTTGTAACCAATGTAAGTTTTGACCCAGATCACTAAGCAAAGAGGCCGGGATCGATCCGA
Protein-coding regions in this window:
- a CDS encoding FAD-binding oxidoreductase; the encoded protein is MFELFTLDGDTSVIDQETLNGLDMSLRGAVHLKGSAEYDDARTIWNGMVDRHPGFVIRALGASDVQQAVNFVRNNGLIMSVKSGGHQIAGHAVSDGTVMLDLSQMRSVYVDPANQTARVEPGAVLADVDRETQAHALIVPTGINSTTGIAGLTLGGGFGWTTRKFGMTIDNLLSAEVVTADGSIVTASATSHPDLFWAIRGGGGNFGVITSFEFQLHPLGPEVLSGLIVHPIAEAPDLLAEVTKIADSAPDELTVWSVMRKAPPLPFLPEEWHGREVLILAACYAGPMDEGETAMADLRGLGSPIVDVISPHPFVGWQAAFDPLLSPGVRNYWKSHDFAALSSDAITTLLEGISTLPDPACEVFIAHVGGEMERVGTDETAYPERSSHFIMNVHTRWEDPTKDDECIAWARTLYDRMKPYSTGSAYVNFMPEDEADHMAGAYGDNGQKLSLIKGKYDPDNLFRMNHNILPA